A region of the Festucalex cinctus isolate MCC-2025b chromosome 8, RoL_Fcin_1.0, whole genome shotgun sequence genome:
GGACACCACTCAGTGATGTTTGCAAAGCAAATGTTTGAAGAATTCCTTCTGGAACGCGTGCCAGGCCGAACGAGGGTTATAGGCGCGGAGACAAAAAAACCCAAGTGCAAACACACCATGCGGACCACATCCCCTGCATGGCCTGACCTTGCTGCTGCCAGTGCAAGGCGAGCTGGCTGCAGTCCCGCTCCTTCACagggcctcctcctcctcctcaggtGGATCAGTGCCAGTGCGAGAGCAATGCCAAGTAAGACGGGAAAGTGTTGGGTGCCAGGAGTTGACCACCCGAATGGAAGAAGGTTCTCACAAGTCCAAATGACATGTGAATGGCGACCCAGAATGGTGGGTGGTTTACTTTCACTGCTGCTATTGAAGACCTAAAAACATAAAGGTGTGGACAAATGAAGGGGGATGTCTGTCCAGTTCTGGGACACCGACCTTCCCACACTTGTTTTAAGACATATTTTCTGTCCAAGGCACACCTCCCTAACAATCTTTCATCTTTACACAGAGGCATTTTGTTAGCCATGTCTGCTCACAGATAGGAGATTTGAGCTTGAATCTCTGTTTGGGGTTGCATGTCACAtgacatattccaaaaacatccACTTTATAATGGAATATCTCCCGGCTCTGTCTCGTCGCCATGGTGACGTAATAGCGAGGGCAGCAGGAGCTGTGGGTCATTTGCATAAAACtagtaattaaaaatgtttcatgtttaaactttAAATTCTGGGTAAACCGTTGGACACGCATTAATCACAAATGTTAAACGTTACAACTACGAGCGTAAGAAGACTCTTTAAACAAACCTCTTGTCAAAGCTTTTGGTCATCTTGTCGAGATGAGTGGAGAACAGCAGGCGGGCGGAGGATGTCGACGTGATGCTGTcgggctggtgaagaaaagaaagatcgcCCGTTCTATTAGTCACAACTTAAATGGGTTTTCGGTAACAACGTCATCATGGGCTATTCTTTTTCAAAAGCTTTATTTAAccaagagaacaaaaaaaaaaaaaaaaaagtatttcaacCTCATTTAGATGAAAAATCCTGATAAAATAAGTCAAGGATTATGAATGGCGAGTCGAAGACCATGTCATTAAACATTCGCCCAAACAAGCATTGTCAGTTTTGTCCCTATTAGTTGTAATTATGCCATAGAAAATAAATGGCGGCCAAACTATCaaccactgtttttatgaatAGAACCGAAACGCCTTACGTCCTGTATGTTCGTCTGAGGGGGCACAAAAGAGGATAAACCAAGATCACTTGAACCGGAGGCAAAGTTTTATACCATTCGGCCATCATGGTTGAAGGTGTTCAACGTTTTATCATATGGATTTGTAGGATTTCCACGAGTATATGAACCCAATAAATGCGATAACGTTCTGTTTTGTTGGCCTGAGAAACTGGCCGAGTCGTTTCTAACAAAGGTTTTGGGTTCTACAGGGGTTTGATTCCAGatcctttctgttttttttttgttttttttaatgggattaTTTGTCAAATTATTGAAAATGAGAGAGACACCAGGGATCGAACACGGAACCATCGGTACGGGAGTCGTTGCTTTATTCCATCGACAAAAATTAATGGAGGTGATGTGTACCCTTTTTGTAAGGTTGTTTTTTCATGCATGAACATTGTTCTTGGTCTCTGCTGTAAGGCAGCATCTTCTTTCAGGGATGCCATACCAAATGTGGAGGATTCACAGTCTTTGTGAAATGGCTCCTTCACAAAGGTTAGTCATTTCCACTGGGAAAACACGCATTACAAAAACGTCcttagaatgaaataaaaataatggaagCGACAGACAGTGGAATAATCTGTATTTACAAGCGGTAACTAATTTGGGTTCAGTTTTTCTTGTCCACTGTCCAAACGTTCATTATCCGGTTTCTTCTAGAGTATATCATACAAAATAAGTAAGCAATGTCACAAAATGTTATGGCATTTGTGAGATCATAACAGACATGTCTCAGCTGCACTTCCATCACAGTTGATGTGGTTACATTTTCATTTGCATTGAATTCATTGCAAATGGCAGCCCAAGCACTCCTCTTATGTTCAATAGCAGCAGTATGGCATTTACTTTCAATAACAGCATGGTTTCCCACAACTTGtttctgtagttttttttttttttttttaatagtctttATTGTTTtctgaatgttatttttctttcgGGAATGATTTAGGGCCAGAATTTCCTCCGTCAAAGCGTTCCTCAATTCCATTTCAGGTTTTCATGAGCACCATTCTCGTTTAAATTTACTGCAGGACTCCTTAATCTCGGACTAACTAAGAAGTCATTTATGTGGATTATCAGAAATGCAGCAGCACCTCCTCGTGGCCGTTTCTAGCCACGCATGTACATACCTCTCACAACCGCGTGCTTTGTTCTTTTGACGGGAGCCTCCTCTGGTCTAATCTGCGGTTGCGCGGACTGCCTGTCAGCAAGCATTCTGCTCGGGGAAGGGAGGTGGGAGTCAGCCAGTTAGGACTGGAGGAGGTGGGGGGGACACAGTCAGCATGTTCGGAGTCGGACCGCCACTCCGGGTTATCTAGCCTCTCCTAACGTAAACATTTTGGACTCCGCTAAACTCGCTTTGAGGTCCTAATGACGGCCATGTTTCTGAGTCGTGCGACTAGGACGACGGCGCGCGTGCTCCGCCACTCATACTCCGGCTCGTTGACATTAACTTGGGGCTTTCACCCGGACCGGACCTGCTGCGTGGACTTGGCGCTCGCATGCTCTGCGGGACGACGACCGGGGGCGTACCACCGCTACGGTTTGCTAATCCAGGACTGGGGACACTTGAAGCTCCGCGGCGGCCTGGCGGAGCCGGTGGCTTTGTTTTCAAGTAACCGCGGGCTGTCCACCGCGGCGACGGCCCCAAAGAAGACCACCGACATGGATGACAAGAACAAGGCGGAGGTATTGTAATTTGTAAACACGTAGCTGTGTAATGGTGTATTCAAAAAGAGGAAGAAGGGGAGGGTGTCGAGTGCGGTGGAAATACTGTACCTTCACCTTACGTCATTCAAACGTCTAGGGGCACGGGCAGCGCATGCGCACTTCTCAACGGCAGGTGTACTGTGTACAGCGCACACATGACACCTGCCAATGTATTTCACTAAATTCACGGAGCACCAATTGTTCCAACAGTTACCTTctcttcctgttttgttgtcataacctttatttaatttcaaacaagtcTAACAACATTTGCGCAAGACCTAACGTTTTAtaaagcaatgttttaaatgAGTACAATGAACCTTAGCTTGGGTGTGATGGCGATTTGCGAATTAACCAACCACAAAACATGCTTAGAATTGCCTATATGGATCATTTTAACCCTAAATTAGATATTAtgattgtgaagaaaaaaatcagTGAAGGGCTCTCCAATTACAAGTTAAGTCGCTGACTTACAGCAACCTCAAGttgcatagttttttttttgtttttttttctggtgtcaGTTTGACccgtaacaaaaacatttttaaactcTTAAACCAGCTACCTTTCTTTCCTTTAAATaggataaccttttttttttctctctctctctctcttttttttatttttttttttataaatacaacTTTACAAACTGCGGatgctaaaatatatatatatatatatatatataaatatatatatatatatatatatatatataatgcactGAATTGTATTAATTCATGTAGTTGTGTGACTTAGACTCAACCTGctgcaaaaaagaagaaaaaaaacaattataatgaATAAAAGAGACAAAGTAAATGTTAGGCAACTGGCAGAAGGTTGTCGGCCTCAGGGTGGAGGTGAGTCAGTCTGTGTGTTTGTCACCCTGACGACTGTGTTTGTGAGAAGTTATCAGTCACAGAGGTCCCACTGTTCCTCCTCCCATACATCCTCTGTGGCCACCCTCCCAAGGCCACCGCCCGCCCCCCCTTTACTTTGAGTCCGGCCTCAGTGGCCTCTCTGAAAAGCAGAAGGCCTGCTGCCTCGCCCACGTCGGCTTTCTCGATTGTGCTTTGTTGACAAGCTTCCCATTACATGATATTGTACCAGTGGTTTTCGCACTTAAATACTTAACTGTCAAAGTACCACTGTCACCTGAAGTGTCTCATTAAAGCTTGGATGATTACTGATATGtaaaatttaatgttaaaggtgACAAATGAGCTCTTAGttctaaataacaaaaacaggtTATTTCAGCACCACTGAATGGATTGTGTTTCATTTCATCCCGTCCAGGTCGCTCACAATGAAAAGGAAGCCTCACTAACGCCTCCGCCTGGAGGGGAAGCTCCCAGGGACCTTGAGCCAGAGGGAAATAAGCCCAGCAAGTCTCAGCAACTCAAAA
Encoded here:
- the fam210b gene encoding protein FAM210B, mitochondrial; its protein translation is MTAMFLSRATRTTARVLRHSYSGSLTLTWGFHPDRTCCVDLALACSAGRRPGAYHRYGLLIQDWGHLKLRGGLAEPVALFSSNRGLSTAATAPKKTTDMDDKNKAEVAHNEKEASLTPPPGGEAPRDLEPEGNKPSKSQQLKKVFKEYGAVGVSFHIGISLMSLGMFYLLISSGIDMAAMLSKLGFSEAIIRSKMAAGTSTFVLAYAVHKLFAPVRISITLVSVPFIVRHFRKTGLFKPPTSAH